ATCCGAAATCCTGTTTCACCGGCGGCCATGGCGAAGGTAACCCCCCAGCTGTGCACAGTCCGCAGTTCCTCCGCCAGGGCCAGGCAGCGAACCACGTGGCCCAGGCCAACCGTTCCGTCCCCGTCGCATCGGATGATGGCCCGCCGTGTCCTCTCGCCGGCGGTCTTCTGGCGAACATCGGTATTGAGTTCAAGGAGGTCGGGATGTTCAGTCAGGAGACGGACCACATCGGCGACATCGGCATCCCCCGGGGCGGCTTTCAGCCCGGAGTATAACTCCTCCATAAACCGCAGATCGGCCGGTGTATCCACCGACAGCCGCGCACCCTCGAAGCGGTGTTCCTCCGGCATGGAAATGTGAACAGTCCGAAAACTCTCCGGATGCTCTTTGATATAGGCAGTCACATGTTCCCTGGCCGAATTTTCCCCGGAAGCCTCTGCGAGCAACCTGTCCAATGCACGGCGGCTGAAGGGGGAAAACCCCTCGTGGATGGTTGTTGTTTGAGAGTCTCCCGTGGCATAATCGGCATCCTGTTCGATGAGGGCCCTGACCAGCCGGTCGATAATCTCTGGATCCACCAGCGGCGCGTCACCGGTCACCCTCACAATCACATCCGCTTCCAACGCCTGCGCGGCTTGCCTGTAGCGATCCAGAACATTTTCCTCCGAACCCCGAATACAGGGGACCTTCTCTCGCGCACAGAATTCCACCAATGGATCGTCGACACGGTTCACCGATGTAGCCACCGCAACGTCGGTAACCGTCCCGCATTTTTTCAGGCGATGGATGACATGCCAGAGGACCGGCTTGCCCGCCAAGGGCTTCAGGACTTTGCCGGGAAAACGGCTGGACCCCATTCTCGCCTGGACGATGGCGGCTACTCGAAGTTCAGCCATTGAAACCCTTCCTGATCCTCTTTAGCGGCCGCAGACCGTCCGACGGATCGGCGCGCCATTCCCTGTCGAAAAGCTCTGAAGGCGCCGGTTCCTTGCGGCCGCTGCCGTCGGCATCGGCACCCACAGCAACGTCGCCTATCACCGCGCTGATCCCGTCCGGAAGCCAGCAGTGCCCCGCTTCGAACTCTTTTCCCTTTCCCTCCAGGTCGAGATGAAATTCCACCATATCCGCATTCCACCGGTTTACTGCACGGTGGATGACCCCAGGGCACACGCTGTGATCGGACCATCCCACCGGGCAACGGAAGGCCTCGCGCAGGGTCTCGATGGCGGCGAGGTTGCATTCATCAGGAGGTGTCGGGTAACCCGACACGCAATGGAGAAGGACAAGGTCCGTGCAACCGGCGTCCCTCAGCGTACCGACAGCTTCACCTACCTCCTCCATGGTCGCCATCCCGGTGGAAAGAACGACCTGTTTTCCGGTTCGGGCGCAGGCGGTGAGAAGGTCGTTCCAGAGGAGCTCGTAGGAGGCGACCTTGAAAAAATCGACATAGGGCAGAAGCTCGTCCACCGCCTTCAGGTAGAACGGCGTGCAGCCGAACCGGATCACTCTTTCATCACACCTCTTCTTCAGGTCGGGCAGGAACTCGACCGGAAGCTCCCAGAGTTTCCTTTTCCGGTGTTCCTCGCTGCGCCGGAGAACCTCCGGGGCGAAAAGCTCCTCCACCTTGAAAAGCTGAAACTTCACCGCATCGCATCCCGAATCGGCGGCAGCATCTATGAACCGGATGCACCGCTCAAGATCCCGGTTGTGATTGCTGGAAACCTCGGCCACGAAAACGGGCTTCATCCTATCTCACCCCTGACGGCTTCCCGAACAGTCTCGATGACATACTCCACATCCTCCCTGGACATCTCCGGGAACAACGGGATGGTCACAGCCCCCGAATAGTATTCCTCGGCCCGGGGGAAATCACCTTCCCGGCACCCGAGATTTTTACGGTACCAGGGCTGCAGGTGAACCGGGATATAATGGACCTGGACACCGATTCCTTTTTCCCTGAGGCCGTTGAAAATTCTCAGCCTTTTTTGTGTCGGAACTCGGATCACGAACAGGTGCCACGATGACTCGCTTCCCTCCCGCTGCCGTTGTAGAGTTATCTCTCCCTCGCCGGAAAATACCTCTGTATATTCCTGGGCGATCACCCGCCGTCGGGCGACAAATCCGTCCAGCCGCTTCATCTGCTCCAATCCAATGGCACACTGGAAATCGGTTATCCTGTAATTAAAGCCCAGGTCCTGCATTTCGTAATACCAGGGTCCGTCGACCCTGGAAAGGAGGGCCGGGTCTTTCGTGATGCCATGGGTGCGCAATTGAAGGAGTTTTTCGTAAATCAACGGGTCATTGGTGGTAATAGCCCCACCCTCGCCGGTGGTAATATGCTTGACGGGGTGAAAGCTGAACGTGGTCATATGGCTGTGGGCGCAGGACCCGACCCTACAGGTCTTGCCCTGATCCCTGTAGGAGGCGCCCAGGGCGTGGGCAGCGTCCTCAATGACAGTCAGATTGTTCTCCTGGGCGATCTTCCAGATGGCGGGCATGTCGCAGGGCTGCCCCGCGAAGTGCACAGGTATCACACCCCTGGTGGCGGATGCCAGTTTTTCCTCAATCTCCAAGGGGTCGATGCAAAGGGTGCCCGGGTCTATGTCGGCGAAGACGGGCTTTGCACCGGTGTAAAAGACGCAATTTGCGGAAGCGACGAAGGTGTTGGGAGACGTAATAACCTCATCCCCGGGTCCAAAACCCGCTGCAATCGCCGCCAGATGAAGGGCTGCCGTACCGCTGGATACAGCAACAGCGTATTCGGCTTCGCAATAGTCCGCCACCGCCCTTTCGAACTCGGCGATCCTGGGTCCCTGCGTTATCCAGTCGGACCTGAGGACGTCAACGACAGCGCCAATCTCTTCCTCAGCGATCGCCTGCCGCCCGTACGGGATGATTTTTTTCTTCAAATCAGCTCCCTATGAGGAAGTCATCAAACAGAAAAATCCGGGTCGACATTCAGCCGGATCAGGTCGCGGATATCATTAATGGTGAGCCATTCCGAATTGGTGCCGCTGCTGTAGCGAAAACCGTCGGGACACCGCTTCCCACCGTTTGAGGTGATGTATTTTTCCGCCGTAATGAACCTGAGGGCGGGCAGAATGACGTAATAATCCTCAAATTCGATGGAGCTGAGGGCGTCGGTCTCCGTGATCATCTCCTCATGGAGTTTCTCCCCTGGACGGATACCGACAAACTCCCTCCTGCATCCCGGGCCTACCGCTTCAGCCAGATCGGTTATCCTGAAGCTGGGAATTTTTGGCACGAAAATCTCCCCGCCCCACATCCGCTGCAGAATTTTTACAACAAAATCAACCCCATCCTGAAGGGTAATGTTGAAGCGGGTCATCCGTTCGTCGGTGATGGGCAGGACGCCCTCCTTCCGTTTTTCCATGAAGAACGGCACCACGCTGCCGCGGCTTCCCATGACGTTTCCGTACCTCACCACCGAGAACTTCAGATCCCGCTTGCCCTTGATGTTGTTGGCCGCGACGAACAGCTTGTCGGAACAAAGCTTGGTCGCCCCGTAAAGGTTTATCGGGGCGGACGCCTTGTCCGTGCTGAGGGCGATGACTTTCTTAACATTTGAATCAAGACACGCCTCGACTACGTTCTGCGCTCCCATTATGTTGGTCTTGATGCATTCGAACGGGTTATACTCGGCAGCGGGAACCTGTTTAAGTGCGGCCGAATGGATAACAACGTCAATCCCCTCCATGGCCCTTTTTAAACGGTCTTTATCCCGCACGTCCCCAATGAAGTAACGCAATTGCGGATATTTCCCCGGAGGGAACCTCTGGGCCATTTCGAACTGCTTCAGTTCATCCCTGGAAAAAACCACCACTCGTTTCACATGGGGAAATTTAGAGAGAACGGTCCCGATAAACTTCTGCCCGAATGAGCCGGTTCCTCCTGTTACCAGAATAGATCTTTCGTTTAACACTGGGATGCTCCTGTTCTTTGAAAAAGTGGATGGTGACAAAATATTCTACACTTCTGTATCAACTTGAGAAAGCCCCTACCGAAGGCTAAAAATAGCGTCCACATCCCTGCGGGCGGCTCCCGTCCTTCGGGCGAAAACCGACTTCGCGGCATTTCCCATCCGCTCCCATTCCT
This portion of the bacterium BMS3Abin14 genome encodes:
- the legI gene encoding N,N'-diacetyllegionaminic acid synthase; this translates as MKPVFVAEVSSNHNRDLERCIRFIDAAADSGCDAVKFQLFKVEELFAPEVLRRSEEHRKRKLWELPVEFLPDLKKRCDERVIRFGCTPFYLKAVDELLPYVDFFKVASYELLWNDLLTACARTGKQVVLSTGMATMEEVGEAVGTLRDAGCTDLVLLHCVSGYPTPPDECNLAAIETLREAFRCPVGWSDHSVCPGVIHRAVNRWNADMVEFHLDLEGKGKEFEAGHCWLPDGISAVIGDVAVGADADGSGRKEPAPSELFDREWRADPSDGLRPLKRIRKGFNG
- the pseB gene encoding UDP-N-acetylglucosamine 4,6-dehydratase, whose product is MLNERSILVTGGTGSFGQKFIGTVLSKFPHVKRVVVFSRDELKQFEMAQRFPPGKYPQLRYFIGDVRDKDRLKRAMEGIDVVIHSAALKQVPAAEYNPFECIKTNIMGAQNVVEACLDSNVKKVIALSTDKASAPINLYGATKLCSDKLFVAANNIKGKRDLKFSVVRYGNVMGSRGSVVPFFMEKRKEGVLPITDERMTRFNITLQDGVDFVVKILQRMWGGEIFVPKIPSFRITDLAEAVGPGCRREFVGIRPGEKLHEEMITETDALSSIEFEDYYVILPALRFITAEKYITSNGGKRCPDGFRYSSGTNSEWLTINDIRDLIRLNVDPDFSV
- the arnB_1 gene encoding UDP-4-amino-4-deoxy-L-arabinose--oxoglutarate aminotransferase, with product MKKKIIPYGRQAIAEEEIGAVVDVLRSDWITQGPRIAEFERAVADYCEAEYAVAVSSGTAALHLAAIAAGFGPGDEVITSPNTFVASANCVFYTGAKPVFADIDPGTLCIDPLEIEEKLASATRGVIPVHFAGQPCDMPAIWKIAQENNLTVIEDAAHALGASYRDQGKTCRVGSCAHSHMTTFSFHPVKHITTGEGGAITTNDPLIYEKLLQLRTHGITKDPALLSRVDGPWYYEMQDLGFNYRITDFQCAIGLEQMKRLDGFVARRRVIAQEYTEVFSGEGEITLQRQREGSESSWHLFVIRVPTQKRLRIFNGLREKGIGVQVHYIPVHLQPWYRKNLGCREGDFPRAEEYYSGAVTIPLFPEMSREDVEYVIETVREAVRGEIG